In Ilumatobacter fluminis, the following proteins share a genomic window:
- a CDS encoding trans-sulfuration enzyme family protein: MERDDEWSDETWLVSGGRPHAPGEPLNAPIVPASNFELDGDVLYARTDTTPTWHALETVVGGLEQAQCVSFASGMAAVSSVFALLPTGAHIAVPSDCYQATEGIAAEGEAQGRWTVDRIATADTDGWLAALATADLVWVESPSNPLLEVAELATIAAADRKTGSLFAVDNTFATALLQRPLDLGADLSVQSATKFIGGHSDLLSGVVTTRSLELVERLRRSRTLHGGTPGALESYLAVRGARTMALRVRHAQDTALELARRLDDHDAVAKVRYPGLPTDPNHARAKEQMTGFGSIVSFEVASFQAAHDTVRRTRLIRHATSLGSVESTMEQRAALEGQEEVPPGLIRLSVGLEHVDDLWADLQHALS; encoded by the coding sequence ATGGAACGTGACGACGAGTGGAGCGACGAGACGTGGTTGGTGAGCGGCGGACGTCCGCACGCGCCCGGTGAGCCACTCAATGCGCCGATCGTGCCGGCGTCGAACTTCGAACTCGACGGCGACGTGCTCTACGCCCGCACCGACACCACGCCGACCTGGCATGCGCTCGAGACCGTCGTCGGCGGGCTCGAACAGGCCCAGTGCGTCTCGTTCGCATCGGGCATGGCGGCGGTCAGCTCGGTCTTCGCCCTGCTCCCGACCGGCGCCCACATCGCCGTCCCGTCCGACTGCTACCAGGCGACCGAAGGCATCGCCGCCGAGGGTGAGGCGCAGGGTCGCTGGACCGTCGACCGGATCGCCACCGCCGACACCGACGGCTGGCTCGCCGCACTCGCCACGGCCGATCTGGTCTGGGTCGAGTCGCCGTCGAACCCGCTCCTCGAGGTCGCCGAGCTCGCCACGATCGCAGCTGCCGACCGCAAGACCGGTTCGCTGTTCGCGGTCGACAACACCTTCGCCACGGCGCTCCTCCAGCGACCGCTCGACCTCGGCGCGGATCTGTCGGTGCAGTCGGCGACCAAGTTCATCGGTGGCCACTCCGATCTACTGAGCGGCGTCGTCACCACCCGCTCCCTCGAACTGGTCGAGCGCCTCCGGCGCAGCCGCACGCTGCACGGCGGCACGCCGGGCGCACTCGAGTCGTACCTCGCCGTTCGCGGCGCACGGACGATGGCGCTCCGCGTCCGCCACGCCCAGGACACGGCGCTCGAACTCGCCCGACGGCTCGACGACCACGATGCCGTCGCCAAGGTCCGGTATCCCGGCCTGCCGACCGACCCGAACCACGCACGGGCGAAGGAGCAGATGACCGGATTCGGGTCGATCGTCAGCTTCGAGGTGGCGAGTTTCCAGGCGGCCCACGACACGGTCCGTCGAACCCGCCTGATCCGGCACGCCACGAGCCTCGGCAGCGTCGAGTCGACGATGGAGCAGCGGGCGGCGTTGGAGGGACAGGAAGAGGTCCCTCCCGGCCTGATCCGCCTCAGTGTCGGCCTCGAACACGTCGACGACCTCTGGGCCGACCTCCAGCACGCTCTGTCCTGA
- the arsB gene encoding ACR3 family arsenite efflux transporter produces MTDTSIEPSADAPAQLSTLDRFLPVWIGAAMLIGIVLGKAIPDLDETLDAIKIDTVSLPIAIGLLAMMYPVLAKVKYTRIGESLDRRSLVMSLVLNWLIGPALMFALAWILLPDLPEYRTGLIIVGLARCIAMVLIWNDLACGSRELAAVLVAINSLFQIVAYSILGYFYLELLPEWLGLDSDGIDVTMWEIAKSVLIFLGIPLLAGFLTRTIGERAKGVEWYEERFLPRIGPVALYGLLFTIVILFALQGEQITEQPWDVARIAVPLLIYFALMWFGSYFAGLKMGFPYERNTSIAFTAAGNNFELAIAVSIGVFGVTSGQALAGVVGPLIEVPVLVALVYVSLWAKRRYYDTDGVRPRS; encoded by the coding sequence ATGACCGACACCAGCATCGAACCGTCCGCCGACGCCCCCGCCCAGCTCTCCACCCTCGACCGATTCCTGCCGGTCTGGATCGGCGCCGCGATGCTGATCGGAATCGTGCTCGGCAAGGCGATCCCCGACCTCGACGAGACCCTCGATGCGATCAAGATCGACACCGTCTCGCTCCCGATCGCGATCGGGCTGCTGGCGATGATGTACCCGGTCCTCGCCAAGGTGAAGTACACCCGGATCGGCGAGTCGCTCGACCGCCGGTCGCTCGTCATGTCGCTCGTGTTGAACTGGCTGATCGGGCCGGCGCTCATGTTCGCACTCGCCTGGATCCTGCTCCCCGACCTGCCCGAGTACCGGACCGGGCTGATCATCGTCGGTCTCGCCCGCTGCATCGCCATGGTCCTGATCTGGAACGATCTCGCCTGCGGCAGCCGTGAACTGGCCGCCGTGCTGGTCGCGATCAACTCGTTGTTCCAGATCGTCGCCTACTCGATCCTCGGCTACTTCTACCTCGAGCTCCTCCCCGAATGGCTCGGGCTCGACTCCGACGGCATCGACGTCACGATGTGGGAGATCGCCAAGTCGGTGCTGATCTTCCTCGGGATCCCGCTGCTCGCCGGCTTCCTCACGCGCACGATCGGCGAGCGCGCCAAGGGCGTCGAGTGGTACGAGGAACGGTTCCTGCCGCGCATCGGCCCGGTCGCCCTCTACGGCCTGCTGTTCACGATCGTGATCCTCTTCGCGCTGCAGGGGGAGCAGATCACCGAGCAGCCGTGGGACGTCGCTCGCATCGCCGTGCCCCTGCTCATCTACTTCGCACTCATGTGGTTCGGGTCGTACTTCGCCGGTCTCAAGATGGGCTTCCCCTACGAGCGCAACACGTCGATCGCGTTCACGGCGGCGGGCAACAACTTCGAGCTCGCGATCGCCGTGTCGATCGGTGTGTTCGGGGTGACCTCGGGCCAGGCGCTCGCCGGCGTCGTCGGCCCGCTCATCGAGGTGCCGGTGCTCGTCGCACTCGTCTACGTCAGCCTCTGGGCCAAGCGCCGCTACTACGACACCGATGGGGTCCGACCACGTTCGTGA
- a CDS encoding response regulator has product MHILLATDADWIVAEVTAALGGPDTSFTVVRSGQLVAKVAAEREPDLVITDLQVGTMGGFAITLALRNDESVDALPHLPVVMLLDREADVYIAQRSDAEAWVIKPLDALRLRRAMNAALAGETYHEGVPVAPAPEPEATDGEEDPAAAEEETANAG; this is encoded by the coding sequence GTGCACATCTTGCTCGCCACCGATGCCGACTGGATCGTCGCCGAGGTCACCGCCGCCCTCGGCGGCCCCGACACCTCGTTCACCGTTGTCCGGAGCGGCCAGCTGGTCGCCAAGGTCGCCGCCGAGCGCGAGCCCGACCTCGTCATCACCGACCTCCAGGTCGGCACGATGGGCGGCTTCGCCATCACTCTGGCGCTCCGCAACGACGAGTCGGTCGATGCACTCCCGCACCTGCCGGTCGTGATGCTGCTCGACCGCGAGGCCGACGTGTACATCGCCCAGCGCTCCGACGCCGAGGCGTGGGTCATCAAGCCGCTCGACGCCCTGCGTCTGCGCCGCGCGATGAACGCTGCCCTGGCCGGCGAGACGTACCACGAGGGCGTCCCGGTGGCGCCGGCCCCCGAGCCGGAGGCGACCGACGGCGAAGAAGATCCCGCCGCGGCCGAGGAAGAAACCGCCAACGCCGGATAG
- a CDS encoding ArsA family ATPase, which yields MSALVEVVGRSSVVVCCGSGGVGKTTSAAAIGLEAAKAGRRAVVVTIDPARRLADALGLPDGLTGEPQRLPVDTGEGELWAMMLDAPAMFERVVRANATDPEQADRIVANAFYRNMATALSGTQEYMASEALYELHTDDRFDLVVVDTPPSRNAIEFLEAPGVLTRFLDHKAFKLMMMPTRTGLKVFSAATQPLLRLIGKVVGSDVLSDAVAFFQTFAGMEVGFRERADAVANLLRAAGTEFVLVTSPQHDALAEAAWFADQLAERGYGVATTIVNRMHPRFGDGSVSDARTRAAKAADTDRPELAAIWSNLAELRAVADDERAEVDALLGHTGAPVVEVPLLPTDVHDLESLDHLGRYLFP from the coding sequence GTGAGCGCGCTCGTCGAGGTGGTCGGTCGGTCGTCGGTCGTGGTGTGCTGCGGGTCGGGCGGCGTCGGCAAGACGACGTCGGCCGCCGCCATCGGCCTCGAGGCCGCCAAGGCCGGCCGCCGGGCGGTCGTCGTGACGATCGACCCCGCCCGCCGCCTGGCCGACGCGCTCGGCCTGCCCGACGGGCTCACGGGTGAGCCGCAGCGACTCCCGGTCGACACCGGCGAGGGCGAGCTATGGGCGATGATGCTCGACGCCCCGGCGATGTTCGAACGGGTCGTACGAGCCAACGCGACCGACCCCGAGCAGGCCGATCGGATCGTCGCCAACGCCTTCTATCGCAACATGGCCACCGCCCTCAGCGGGACGCAGGAGTACATGGCGTCCGAGGCGCTCTACGAGTTGCACACCGACGACCGGTTCGACCTCGTCGTGGTCGACACGCCGCCGAGCCGAAACGCGATCGAGTTCCTCGAGGCACCAGGCGTGCTGACCCGCTTCCTCGACCACAAGGCGTTCAAGCTGATGATGATGCCGACGCGCACCGGGTTGAAGGTCTTCAGCGCCGCTACCCAGCCGCTGCTGCGCTTGATCGGCAAGGTGGTCGGCTCCGACGTGTTGAGCGACGCCGTCGCCTTCTTCCAGACGTTCGCCGGCATGGAGGTCGGGTTCCGAGAGCGGGCCGACGCCGTCGCCAACCTCCTCCGAGCCGCCGGTACCGAGTTCGTCCTCGTGACATCGCCCCAGCACGACGCGCTGGCGGAGGCGGCGTGGTTCGCCGATCAGCTCGCCGAGCGCGGCTACGGCGTCGCCACCACGATCGTGAACCGGATGCACCCCCGCTTCGGCGACGGCTCGGTCAGCGACGCCCGGACACGCGCCGCCAAGGCCGCCGACACCGACCGGCCCGAGCTGGCCGCGATCTGGTCGAACCTCGCCGAGCTGCGCGCCGTCGCGGACGACGAGCGCGCCGAGGTCGACGCCCTGCTCGGCCACACCGGCGCCCCCGTCGTCGAGGTGCCACTGCTCCCGACCGACGTCCACGACCTCGAGTCGCTCGACCACCTCGGCCGGTACCTGTTCCCCTGA
- a CDS encoding ArsA-related P-loop ATPase gives MSDDVETKSNPLGALITSRLVVVAGKGGVGKTTVTAVLARAAADAGQRVLVIELDGKPTLDGWLPDLDVRHISASTSLEEYLLEHGFGRIAKRLTKTGVIEVIGTAAPGIDDLVVLGKIKQLERSGEWDLILVDGPAAGHAVTFLTTPAGLRDAVSSGPVADQADEVLAMLADPARCSIVLVTLPESTPVNELMETAAAIRSRVGSDLGPVVVNRLDTGDEVPDPDEVDFGRATVQVDDARAAAAFRRERRDVQVHELERVTDEFDAVVRLPWQPVADLGPTDIAELAAAIDPSDSSGPAEPTS, from the coding sequence ATGTCGGACGATGTGGAGACGAAGTCGAACCCGCTCGGCGCGCTGATCACCTCGAGACTCGTCGTGGTGGCCGGCAAGGGCGGGGTCGGCAAGACCACGGTAACGGCAGTTCTGGCGCGTGCGGCAGCCGATGCCGGTCAGCGCGTGCTCGTGATCGAGCTCGACGGCAAGCCGACGCTCGACGGCTGGCTGCCCGATCTCGACGTGCGTCACATCTCGGCGTCCACCTCGCTCGAGGAGTACCTGCTCGAACACGGTTTCGGGCGGATCGCGAAGCGCCTGACGAAGACCGGGGTGATCGAGGTGATCGGTACTGCCGCTCCCGGCATCGACGACCTCGTCGTGCTCGGCAAGATCAAGCAACTCGAGCGATCAGGCGAGTGGGATCTGATCCTGGTCGACGGACCGGCCGCCGGACACGCCGTCACCTTCCTGACCACGCCGGCGGGTCTGCGCGACGCGGTCAGCAGCGGTCCGGTCGCCGATCAGGCCGACGAGGTGCTGGCGATGCTGGCCGATCCCGCGCGCTGTTCGATCGTGCTCGTGACCCTGCCCGAGTCGACACCGGTCAACGAGCTGATGGAGACCGCCGCTGCGATCCGTTCTCGCGTCGGTTCCGATCTCGGACCGGTGGTCGTCAACCGGCTCGACACCGGCGACGAGGTGCCCGATCCCGACGAGGTCGATTTCGGGCGCGCCACCGTGCAGGTCGACGACGCCCGAGCCGCCGCCGCGTTCCGGCGCGAGCGCCGCGACGTGCAGGTGCACGAACTCGAACGGGTCACCGACGAGTTCGACGCGGTGGTGCGACTCCCGTGGCAGCCCGTCGCCGACCTCGGCCCGACCGACATCGCCGAACTCGCCGCCGCGATCGACCCGTCGGACTCGTCTGGGCCAGCGGAGCCGACGTCGTGA
- a CDS encoding NfeD family protein translates to MRRLLIALLGAMAVSIVLAAPAAAQTDEGEPTSEADREIVAAPVDILQVNGLFDEIVVDEIIRSIDRAVDDGSQALVLQTDSKGAVVSDERMVELMHAIDEAPVPVGIWVGQSGAHLYGAPAQLLLVADVTGMAPGASIGNVGPQLTDEFPLGPGLNQLRERTVGLSDARDLAIFKQRISDEGIATVANMIDALDGYVEGDIELDTTTEVVTESGVVQRETIAVARFIKLDLVDQLFHTVASPPVAYLLFLIGLALLIFEFYTAGVGIAGVVGAGSAILACYGLAALPARGWAVGLIVVAMIAFAVDVQVGIPRFWTGVGIVLTIVGTFWLYEPITGTSIWPSWLAVIAGLGGTMLAFIVGMPSMVRTRFATPTIGREWMVGADGVAIQAIDPEGTVQVGDAQWRARTNRATPIEAGEALKVVAIDGVTLEVEPLEGAAKDYREMRKKEPQDAES, encoded by the coding sequence TTGCGCAGACTACTGATCGCCCTGCTCGGCGCCATGGCCGTCTCGATCGTGCTCGCCGCGCCCGCTGCCGCGCAGACCGACGAGGGCGAGCCGACGTCCGAGGCCGATCGCGAGATCGTCGCCGCACCGGTCGACATCCTCCAGGTCAACGGCCTGTTCGACGAGATCGTCGTCGACGAGATCATCCGGTCGATCGACCGTGCCGTCGACGACGGCAGCCAGGCCCTCGTGCTCCAGACCGACTCGAAGGGTGCCGTGGTGTCCGACGAGCGGATGGTCGAGCTGATGCACGCCATCGACGAAGCGCCCGTCCCGGTCGGCATCTGGGTCGGCCAGTCCGGCGCCCACCTGTACGGCGCTCCTGCCCAGCTCCTCCTGGTCGCCGACGTGACCGGCATGGCACCCGGTGCCAGCATCGGCAACGTCGGCCCGCAGCTGACCGACGAGTTCCCGCTCGGCCCCGGCCTGAACCAGCTGCGCGAGCGCACCGTCGGCCTGTCCGACGCCCGCGATCTGGCCATCTTCAAGCAACGCATCTCCGACGAGGGCATCGCCACCGTCGCCAACATGATCGACGCACTCGACGGATACGTCGAAGGCGACATCGAACTCGACACGACGACCGAGGTCGTCACCGAGTCGGGCGTGGTGCAGCGCGAGACGATCGCCGTCGCCCGCTTCATCAAGCTCGACCTCGTCGACCAGCTGTTCCACACCGTGGCCAGCCCGCCGGTGGCCTACCTGCTGTTCCTGATCGGCCTCGCCCTGCTGATCTTCGAGTTCTACACCGCCGGTGTCGGCATCGCCGGCGTGGTCGGCGCCGGGTCGGCGATCCTCGCCTGCTACGGCCTCGCAGCGCTCCCCGCCCGTGGGTGGGCGGTCGGACTGATCGTCGTCGCCATGATCGCCTTCGCCGTCGACGTGCAGGTCGGCATCCCCCGGTTCTGGACGGGCGTCGGCATCGTGCTCACGATCGTCGGCACGTTCTGGTTGTACGAGCCGATCACCGGCACCTCGATCTGGCCGTCGTGGCTCGCCGTGATCGCCGGGCTCGGCGGCACGATGCTCGCCTTCATCGTCGGCATGCCGTCGATGGTGCGTACCCGCTTCGCCACGCCGACCATCGGCCGAGAGTGGATGGTCGGTGCCGACGGCGTCGCGATCCAGGCGATCGACCCCGAGGGGACCGTGCAGGTCGGCGACGCCCAGTGGCGTGCCCGCACCAACCGTGCGACCCCGATCGAGGCCGGCGAAGCCCTGAAGGTCGTCGCGATCGACGGGGTCACGCTCGAGGTCGAGCCGCTCGAAGGCGCGGCCAAGGACTACCGCGAGATGCGCAAGAAGGAGCCGCAGGACGCCGAGTCCTGA
- a CDS encoding agmatinase family protein, whose product MISLLGIPLDANSSHLRGCAAAPAAMREALHSGSGNHVTEATVDVVAKLDDLGDVDLSNEVGSTADADAITEAVAHELRRGRQVLSVGGDHSVTYPILRAFRDRVDAPLTVVHIDAHPDLYDDLDGNPLSHASPFARALEDGCMARLVQLGIRTATAHQREQAARWGVEMYGARELGRFDPSSLSGPIYVSVDLDGLDPSVAPGVSHHEPGGMTYRELLDVIDDLPGPIVGADVVELNPSRDLVGMTAMVAAKTVKELAGAILRS is encoded by the coding sequence ATGATCTCGCTGCTCGGGATCCCGCTCGACGCCAACTCGTCGCACCTGCGCGGCTGCGCCGCAGCACCGGCCGCGATGCGCGAGGCGCTGCACTCCGGCTCCGGGAACCACGTGACCGAGGCGACGGTCGACGTCGTCGCGAAGCTCGACGATCTGGGCGACGTCGACCTCTCGAACGAGGTCGGCTCCACCGCCGACGCCGATGCGATCACCGAAGCGGTCGCGCACGAACTCCGACGCGGTCGACAGGTGCTGTCCGTCGGCGGCGATCACTCGGTCACGTACCCGATCCTGCGGGCGTTCCGTGACCGGGTTGATGCGCCGCTGACGGTGGTGCACATCGACGCCCACCCCGACCTGTACGACGATCTCGACGGCAATCCGCTGAGTCACGCCTCGCCGTTCGCCCGTGCGCTCGAGGACGGCTGCATGGCCCGCCTGGTGCAGCTCGGCATCCGCACCGCCACGGCGCACCAGCGCGAGCAGGCGGCCCGTTGGGGCGTCGAGATGTACGGCGCACGCGAACTCGGCCGGTTCGATCCTTCGTCGTTGAGCGGCCCGATCTACGTGTCGGTCGACCTCGACGGGCTCGATCCGTCGGTCGCCCCCGGTGTGTCGCACCACGAGCCGGGTGGGATGACCTACCGGGAGCTGCTCGACGTCATCGACGACCTGCCCGGCCCGATCGTCGGCGCCGACGTCGTGGAACTCAACCCCTCACGAGACCTGGTCGGCATGACCGCCATGGTCGCCGCCAAAACAGTGAAAGAACTCGCCGGCGCCATCCTGCGCAGCTGA
- the selB gene encoding selenocysteine-specific translation elongation factor has protein sequence MRVVATAGHVDHGKSSLVLALTGTDPDRFEEEKRRGLTIDLGFAHTELPSGAGVSFVDVPGHVRFLRNMLAGVGGVDACLFVVAATEGWKPQSEEHLRILELLGLRHGVIALTKKGLVDDEWLEIATLEVADHVGGTFLDGAPIVAVDSLGGDGLDELRAELDTLVAATPESEDRDRPRLWIDRVFAAKGAGTVVTGTLTGGRLHQDDIVAIEPGGHEARIRSIQTLGTNVERIGAGNRVALNLNGVGHDEIGRGDAVITPGRWRTTDRFDASLDVLAALDHEVSRRGAYAAYIGSRELPVKVRVLGSEALSPGTTGAVRLFLPVELPLLPGDRFVLRESGRDETVGGGEVLDIDPQLRASKAAPDRSIDRVVGERGWVDVDELELLTGERVEPTVGRWVTTPDELAATGDRLLALVDDAGEVGLDLSTLSEPERAVLECHDEIEVDGALARRAGQIDPFADHPLAADVLAGGFTPDVPADADRNVIRELTRRGILVEREKVVFHSDTIDAAALVAAELLAADPDGFTVAQFRDRTGASRKFALPLVAELDARGITRRRDDLRIAGPRLPPVG, from the coding sequence ATGAGGGTGGTGGCGACGGCGGGGCACGTCGATCACGGGAAGTCGTCGCTGGTGTTGGCGCTCACGGGCACCGACCCCGACCGGTTCGAGGAGGAGAAGCGGCGCGGGCTGACGATCGATCTCGGTTTCGCCCACACCGAACTGCCGTCGGGCGCCGGCGTCAGCTTCGTCGACGTCCCCGGCCACGTCCGTTTCCTGCGCAACATGCTCGCCGGGGTCGGCGGCGTCGACGCCTGCCTGTTCGTCGTCGCGGCGACCGAGGGCTGGAAGCCCCAGTCGGAGGAGCATCTCCGCATCCTCGAACTGCTCGGGCTGCGGCACGGCGTGATCGCCCTCACGAAGAAGGGCCTCGTCGACGACGAATGGCTCGAGATCGCCACCCTCGAGGTCGCCGATCACGTCGGCGGCACCTTCCTCGACGGCGCCCCGATCGTCGCCGTCGACTCGCTCGGTGGTGACGGCCTCGACGAGCTCCGAGCCGAACTCGACACGCTGGTGGCGGCCACCCCGGAGTCGGAGGACCGTGACCGACCGCGGCTCTGGATCGACCGGGTGTTCGCCGCCAAGGGCGCCGGCACCGTCGTCACCGGCACGCTCACCGGCGGACGGCTGCACCAGGACGACATCGTGGCGATCGAACCGGGTGGTCACGAGGCCCGCATCCGTTCGATCCAGACGCTGGGCACGAACGTCGAGCGGATCGGCGCCGGCAACCGGGTGGCGCTCAACCTGAACGGGGTCGGCCACGACGAGATCGGCCGTGGCGACGCCGTCATCACCCCGGGCCGGTGGCGCACGACCGACCGCTTCGACGCGTCGCTCGACGTGTTGGCGGCTCTCGACCACGAGGTGTCGCGGCGCGGCGCCTACGCCGCCTACATCGGTTCGCGCGAGCTGCCGGTGAAGGTGCGGGTGCTCGGGTCCGAGGCGCTCTCGCCCGGCACCACCGGCGCCGTTCGGCTGTTCCTGCCGGTCGAGCTGCCGCTCCTGCCCGGTGATCGTTTCGTGCTCCGCGAGTCGGGGCGCGACGAGACGGTCGGTGGTGGCGAAGTGCTCGACATCGATCCGCAGTTGCGGGCGTCGAAGGCGGCTCCCGACCGCTCGATCGACCGGGTGGTGGGCGAGCGTGGTTGGGTCGACGTCGACGAGCTGGAGCTGCTCACGGGCGAGCGGGTCGAGCCGACCGTCGGTCGCTGGGTCACCACGCCCGACGAGTTGGCAGCGACCGGCGACCGACTGCTCGCACTCGTCGACGACGCCGGTGAGGTCGGACTCGACCTGTCGACACTGTCGGAACCCGAACGCGCCGTGCTGGAGTGCCACGACGAGATCGAGGTCGACGGGGCATTGGCTCGACGAGCGGGGCAGATCGACCCGTTCGCCGATCATCCGCTGGCGGCCGACGTGCTCGCCGGTGGTTTCACGCCCGACGTGCCGGCCGACGCCGACCGCAACGTCATTCGCGAGCTGACGCGGCGCGGCATCCTCGTCGAGCGCGAGAAGGTCGTGTTCCACTCCGACACGATCGACGCCGCCGCACTGGTCGCCGCCGAGCTGTTGGCGGCCGACCCCGACGGCTTCACGGTCGCCCAGTTCCGCGACCGCACCGGCGCCAGCCGAAAGTTCGCCCTCCCCCTCGTCGCCGAGCTCGACGCCCGCGGCATCACGAGGCGCCGCGACGACCTCCGAATCGCCGGCCCGAGACTCCCACCCGTCGGTTGA
- the selA gene encoding L-seryl-tRNA(Sec) selenium transferase, giving the protein MTTPADRPPSVDTLARRLAEHSSLPHPMLVDAARTAIADGGRFDEAFELARNLERSLLTPVVNATGVLLHTNLGRAPLAHSQAARAQTVEFDLATGERGSRQRAVGQLFARLCGAEDAIVVNNNASAVLLVLAALAEGQDVAVSRGESVEIGGAFRVPEVMEQSGARLVDVGTTNRTRLSDYERAIERPDTDVALVLKVHPSNYRVEGFVEDTPVAQLATLDVPVVADIGSGLIDATVPWMKGAPPAWLNGEPAAVQTIADGADLITFSGDKLLGGPQAGIIAGRRDLVQRCARHPLARALRCGGLVLAALQDVALSYLHKTVCDDLAFWRMVAQSPDALRARADAIVGAAGVGGVVDTEALPGAGSAPGITMPSIGVAVDGDRLAELRSFDPPIIARTRDGRTTLDLRSVDPADDPHLIDALGQL; this is encoded by the coding sequence GTGACCACGCCCGCCGATCGTCCACCCTCGGTCGACACGCTGGCGCGCCGACTCGCCGAACATTCGTCGCTCCCCCACCCGATGCTCGTCGACGCTGCTCGGACGGCGATCGCCGACGGCGGCCGGTTCGACGAGGCGTTCGAACTCGCCCGCAACCTCGAGCGATCGCTGCTCACACCGGTGGTGAACGCCACCGGTGTACTGCTGCACACCAACCTCGGCCGGGCGCCGCTCGCCCACTCGCAGGCCGCACGCGCCCAGACCGTCGAGTTCGACCTGGCCACCGGCGAGCGAGGTTCGCGCCAGCGGGCCGTCGGCCAGTTGTTCGCCCGCCTCTGCGGCGCCGAGGACGCGATCGTCGTCAACAACAACGCGTCGGCCGTGCTCTTGGTGCTCGCCGCACTGGCCGAGGGCCAAGACGTCGCCGTCTCGCGCGGCGAGTCGGTCGAGATCGGTGGCGCCTTCCGCGTGCCCGAAGTGATGGAGCAGTCGGGCGCCCGACTGGTCGACGTCGGCACGACCAACCGCACCCGGTTGTCCGACTACGAACGAGCCATCGAGCGGCCCGACACCGACGTGGCGCTGGTGCTCAAGGTGCACCCGAGCAACTACCGCGTCGAGGGGTTCGTGGAGGACACCCCGGTCGCCCAGCTCGCGACGCTCGACGTACCCGTCGTCGCCGACATCGGCAGCGGCCTGATCGACGCAACGGTCCCGTGGATGAAGGGTGCGCCACCGGCGTGGCTGAACGGTGAACCGGCCGCGGTCCAGACCATCGCCGACGGCGCCGACCTGATCACCTTCAGCGGCGACAAGCTGCTCGGTGGTCCGCAGGCCGGCATCATCGCCGGCCGTCGAGACCTGGTGCAGCGCTGCGCTCGGCATCCGCTCGCCCGGGCGTTGCGCTGCGGCGGCTTGGTGCTCGCCGCGCTCCAAGACGTCGCCCTGTCGTACCTCCACAAGACGGTCTGTGACGATCTGGCCTTCTGGCGGATGGTCGCCCAGTCACCCGACGCCCTGCGAGCCCGCGCCGACGCCATCGTCGGGGCCGCCGGTGTCGGGGGCGTCGTCGACACCGAGGCCCTGCCGGGCGCCGGCTCGGCCCCCGGCATCACCATGCCCTCGATCGGTGTCGCCGTCGACGGCGACCGCCTCGCCGAACTCCGCTCGTTCGACCCGCCGATCATCGCCCGCACCCGCGACGGCCGCACCACGCTCGACCTCCGCTCCGTCGACCCCGCCGACGACCCCCACCTCATCGACGCGTTGGGTCAGCTGTGA
- the dut gene encoding dUTP diphosphatase codes for MSLPIDIVPLDPELPLPAYAHEGDAGLDLYARESAVIRAGGHRLLMPTGISIAIPVGYCGLVMPRSGLALKHGISIVNAPGLIDAAYRGEIKAVLVNTDPDHDYEIHRGDRVAQLVIQRVEQVAWNVVESLDGVDRGGGFGHSGR; via the coding sequence GTGAGCCTCCCGATCGACATCGTCCCGCTCGACCCCGAACTCCCGCTCCCGGCCTACGCGCACGAGGGCGATGCCGGGCTCGACTTGTACGCACGAGAGTCGGCGGTGATCCGAGCGGGCGGGCACCGGCTGCTCATGCCGACCGGCATCTCGATCGCGATCCCTGTCGGCTACTGCGGCCTGGTGATGCCGCGATCGGGTCTGGCGCTGAAGCACGGCATCAGCATCGTCAACGCGCCGGGCCTGATCGACGCCGCCTACCGGGGCGAGATCAAGGCGGTGCTGGTCAACACCGACCCGGACCACGACTACGAGATCCATCGTGGTGACCGTGTCGCCCAGTTGGTCATCCAGCGGGTCGAACAGGTTGCCTGGAACGTCGTCGAGTCACTCGACGGTGTCGACCGAGGTGGCGGCTTCGGCCACTCCGGCCGCTAG